The following proteins are encoded in a genomic region of Microcoleus sp. FACHB-68:
- a CDS encoding transposase, whose amino-acid sequence MADRGIAIGKLMKYLKKTLHRHFRIRIKGSFQFQLQREWRKVSQVYLQAGQAYLTPVVSIGKTRPYAGVFLAFAHDDHSGEDWVIVSDEATNLQTFAQYRLRFQVEESFLDLKSNSFNLEASRLRYLFALTQLCGVIALTMLFLVLQGVQVVASCKRRLVDAHWMRGMSYLKLGWNWIRLGITQQWSIQVYQFLSNLPDPQPAIASKRQLDDSFKREFTVLRRIPAS is encoded by the coding sequence CTGGCAGACCGAGGCATTGCCATAGGCAAGTTGATGAAATACCTCAAAAAAACTTTGCACCGGCATTTCCGGATTCGCATCAAAGGCTCGTTTCAGTTTCAACTTCAGCGGGAGTGGCGCAAGGTATCTCAGGTGTATCTGCAAGCGGGGCAAGCTTACCTCACACCCGTTGTCTCCATTGGCAAAACCAGGCCCTATGCTGGAGTTTTTCTGGCGTTTGCCCATGACGATCACAGTGGTGAAGATTGGGTGATTGTCAGTGATGAAGCGACCAATTTACAGACCTTCGCCCAGTATCGATTGCGCTTCCAGGTAGAGGAATCATTTTTAGACCTCAAGTCCAATAGCTTTAACCTAGAGGCTTCCCGCCTGCGATATCTGTTTGCCCTGACTCAGTTGTGTGGGGTGATTGCGTTGACGATGCTGTTTTTGGTACTCCAAGGGGTGCAAGTCGTCGCATCCTGTAAGCGTCGTCTAGTCGATGCTCATTGGATGCGGGGGATGAGTTATCTCAAACTCGGTTGGAACTGGATTCGTCTTGGTATCACCCAGCAATGGAGTATCCAAGTTTATCAGTTTCTATCCAACTTGCCTGACCCGCAACCTGCCATTGCCTCCAAACGACAACTCGATGACTCCTTTAAGCGCGAATTCACCGTCCTTAGGCGCATTCCAGCTTCTTAG
- a CDS encoding FkbM family methyltransferase gives MIEDVARLSLLSRVILGYLVVAQFQLNHSTKKMKIKSLLKSLLKKVVSPVEVNQNLTNLVCNTDLALTRLANLGFKPNHIFDIGAYQGDFAKSCIDLWPDTKVACFEVIPHKVSELKKLASSKSSIQVFSTLLGANCHDEFPFYQLESDAETASSVLNTQLAFKSPPQYYPMSTVDEIVKNHFAGHSPDLLKIDVQGYELEVLKGTENTLNQIQVILAEINLLDIYKDAPLLAELIAWLDARNWVTYDICSFWRRPLDQALWQSDFIFVQRDSFLRANKNYSLLE, from the coding sequence TTGATAGAAGACGTGGCACGGCTCTCACTCCTTTCAAGGGTGATTCTTGGATATTTAGTAGTCGCTCAATTCCAACTTAATCATTCAACCAAGAAAATGAAGATAAAATCTTTACTAAAATCTCTTCTGAAAAAAGTTGTTTCACCTGTCGAAGTAAATCAGAATTTAACAAATCTCGTATGCAATACAGATTTGGCATTAACGCGCCTTGCAAATTTAGGCTTTAAACCCAACCATATTTTTGATATTGGGGCTTATCAAGGGGATTTTGCTAAATCTTGCATCGACTTATGGCCTGACACAAAGGTAGCTTGTTTTGAAGTCATTCCTCACAAAGTTAGTGAGCTAAAAAAATTAGCATCTTCTAAATCGTCGATTCAAGTATTTTCAACATTATTAGGTGCAAATTGTCATGATGAATTTCCATTTTATCAACTAGAATCTGATGCTGAAACCGCTTCTAGTGTTCTCAACACACAACTTGCCTTTAAGTCACCTCCTCAATATTATCCGATGTCTACAGTAGACGAGATTGTTAAGAATCACTTTGCTGGACACAGCCCAGATTTGCTAAAAATTGATGTGCAAGGTTATGAACTTGAGGTGCTTAAAGGGACAGAAAACACTTTAAATCAAATTCAAGTAATTTTGGCAGAGATTAATCTATTAGATATTTATAAAGATGCTCCTTTGTTGGCTGAACTGATTGCGTGGCTGGATGCCCGGAACTGGGTAACGTATGATATCTGTAGTTTTTGGCGTCGTCCACTCGATCAAGCGTTGTGGCAATCAGATTTTATCTTTGTGCAGCGTGACAGTTTTCTGCGGGCTAATAAGAACTACTCTCTGCTTGAGTGA
- the mnmG gene encoding tRNA uridine-5-carboxymethylaminomethyl(34) synthesis enzyme MnmG has product MTAHTPVEFQDAFDVVVVGAGHSGCEAALASARLGCRTLLLTLNLDKIAWQPCNPAVGGPAKSQLTHEVDALGGEIGKIADRTYLQKRILNASRGPAVWALRAQTDKREYAAVMKNIVENQENLTIREGMATDLVLGANDEIIGVETYFGVAFECKAVVLTTGTFLGGIIWVGNKSMPAGRAGEFAATGLTETLNKLGFETGRLKTGTPARVDKRSVDYSVMEAQPGDEKVSWFSFDPEAWVEREQMNCYLTRTTAETHRLIRENLHLSPVYGGWVDAKGPRYCPSIEDKIVRFADKESHQIFIEPEGRDIPELYIQGFSTGLPEQLQVQLLRSLPGMEKCVMLRPAYAVEYDYLPATQCYPTLMTKKIEGLFCAGQVNGTTGYEEAAAQGIVAGINAARLVKNQEMIIFPREQSYIGTLVDDLCTKDLREPYRMLTSRSEYRLLLRSDNADQRLTPLGREIGLIDDRRYSLFTRKQQNIAAEKQRLETTRIKEHDDIGKAIASDTQQLIKGSITLADLLRRPNIHYVDLDRYGLTNPNLDPPEQQGAEIDIKYSGYIQRQQHQIDQIARQEHRKLPADLDYANIDTLSKESREKLAKVKPLTIGQACRIGGVNPADVNALLVYLELRSRQFAAAGVGQV; this is encoded by the coding sequence ATGACCGCACACACACCTGTAGAATTCCAAGATGCCTTTGATGTTGTGGTAGTCGGTGCCGGCCACTCAGGATGTGAAGCGGCACTCGCTAGCGCACGTCTGGGCTGTCGCACCCTGCTGCTGACCCTTAATTTAGATAAAATTGCTTGGCAACCCTGTAACCCCGCAGTGGGAGGGCCGGCAAAATCTCAACTCACGCACGAAGTAGACGCACTGGGTGGCGAGATCGGCAAAATCGCCGACCGCACTTACCTGCAAAAGCGCATCCTCAACGCCTCAAGAGGGCCGGCAGTTTGGGCATTACGCGCCCAAACCGATAAGCGCGAATACGCTGCCGTGATGAAAAATATTGTTGAGAACCAAGAAAACTTGACCATCCGCGAAGGCATGGCAACTGACTTGGTACTCGGCGCAAATGATGAAATTATTGGCGTTGAAACTTACTTCGGTGTCGCCTTTGAATGTAAAGCAGTTGTCCTAACAACCGGCACCTTCCTCGGCGGCATTATCTGGGTGGGGAATAAATCGATGCCGGCAGGACGCGCCGGAGAATTTGCAGCCACAGGTTTAACTGAAACCCTGAATAAACTTGGCTTTGAAACAGGCCGGTTAAAGACAGGAACCCCTGCACGGGTTGATAAGCGTTCTGTAGATTACAGCGTCATGGAAGCGCAACCGGGTGATGAAAAAGTCTCCTGGTTCAGCTTCGATCCAGAAGCTTGGGTGGAACGGGAACAGATGAATTGTTACCTCACCCGCACAACCGCAGAAACGCACCGGCTGATTCGGGAAAACCTGCATTTATCACCTGTTTATGGCGGTTGGGTGGATGCAAAAGGGCCGCGTTATTGTCCCAGCATTGAAGATAAAATTGTGCGCTTTGCCGATAAGGAAAGCCACCAAATCTTTATTGAACCCGAAGGTCGAGATATTCCAGAATTGTATATTCAGGGATTTTCCACCGGCTTGCCAGAACAACTGCAAGTGCAACTGCTGCGCTCGCTTCCCGGTATGGAAAAGTGCGTGATGCTACGTCCCGCTTATGCCGTTGAGTACGATTATCTGCCGGCAACCCAGTGTTACCCAACCCTGATGACGAAGAAAATAGAAGGGTTATTTTGTGCCGGCCAAGTTAACGGCACAACCGGCTATGAAGAAGCTGCGGCGCAGGGAATCGTTGCAGGGATCAATGCCGCGCGATTGGTGAAAAACCAAGAAATGATTATTTTCCCGCGTGAGCAAAGTTACATCGGCACCTTAGTTGACGATCTCTGTACCAAAGACTTGCGCGAACCTTACCGAATGCTCACGTCTCGATCTGAATACCGGCTGCTGTTGCGTTCAGATAATGCCGATCAACGTTTGACCCCGCTTGGACGAGAAATCGGTTTAATTGATGATCGCCGGTATTCCTTATTCACCCGCAAACAGCAAAATATTGCCGCTGAAAAGCAACGGCTGGAAACAACGCGGATTAAAGAGCATGATGACATTGGCAAAGCGATCGCATCAGATACGCAGCAACTGATCAAAGGCTCAATCACCCTTGCTGACTTGCTGCGCCGTCCGAATATCCATTACGTTGATCTTGATCGTTATGGACTAACAAACCCAAACTTAGACCCCCCTGAACAGCAAGGCGCAGAAATTGATATCAAATACTCTGGCTATATCCAGCGCCAGCAACACCAAATTGACCAAATTGCGCGTCAAGAACACCGCAAATTGCCGGCAGATTTAGACTACGCCAACATTGACACCCTCTCCAAGGAATCGCGGGAGAAACTTGCCAAGGTAAAACCCTTGACAATTGGGCAAGCTTGCCGTATAGGCGGCGTTAATCCTGCCGATGTCAATGCGCTGCTGGTGTATTTGGAGCTGCGTTCGCGTCAATTTGCCGCAGCCGGTGTGGGACAAGTGTAG
- a CDS encoding TIGR04376 family protein, with product MGLFEDLSRFLETRLEEFLRNNPHLELQALEEQLREQEEDTLRLIVDLQRKEKGLQDQILSTAQDIQRWHSRIEKAKASNRQDLAQAAQEREATLLRQGNQFWGQMQGVKERIQKSKELYKQIQQRRQEVRAKATEAAAAATRTNTQKAEQSWQTAGWNQSQTRTMSGGADSLEEAFRRWETDDEIDRMKRNMGR from the coding sequence ATGGGCCTATTTGAAGACCTCAGCCGGTTTTTAGAAACTAGACTGGAAGAGTTTTTACGCAATAATCCCCATCTGGAGTTGCAGGCGCTGGAAGAACAGTTGCGGGAGCAAGAAGAAGATACCCTGCGGCTGATCGTTGATTTGCAGCGCAAAGAAAAGGGGCTGCAAGATCAAATTCTCTCCACCGCTCAAGACATCCAGCGTTGGCACAGCCGCATCGAAAAAGCGAAAGCATCGAACCGGCAGGATTTGGCGCAGGCAGCACAAGAAAGAGAGGCGACGCTGTTGCGGCAAGGAAATCAATTCTGGGGTCAAATGCAGGGCGTTAAGGAACGCATTCAGAAATCTAAGGAATTGTACAAGCAGATTCAGCAGCGCCGGCAGGAAGTGCGTGCGAAAGCAACCGAGGCAGCAGCCGCAGCAACGCGTACCAACACCCAAAAAGCCGAGCAAAGCTGGCAAACTGCCGGTTGGAATCAAAGTCAAACCCGCACAATGTCTGGCGGCGCTGATTCTTTAGAGGAAGCCTTTAGACGCTGGGAAACAGATGATGAGATTGATCGGATGAAGCGAAATATGGGCCGGTAG
- a CDS encoding ribbon-helix-helix protein, CopG family: protein MPRTKPPSDKVLTIRLPSTELERLESYCTSKGRTKTDVIRELIRKLRG, encoded by the coding sequence ATGCCAAGAACAAAACCGCCCTCCGATAAAGTGCTGACCATTCGGCTTCCTTCTACCGAGCTGGAGCGTTTAGAATCTTACTGCACGAGTAAAGGCAGAACGAAAACCGATGTGATCAGAGAACTGATTCGCAAGTTACGGGGTTAA
- the glgP gene encoding alpha-glucan family phosphorylase: protein MTTDRSMTPAEKLAQKLPLPLKRLADLAYNYWWSWTTDRVSLFQRISADEWERCNHNPVGILQTASSERLTELTEDPFYIKQVKALVEQFDRYMSERNTWASRVAPQISREHPVAYLCAEFGIHESLPIYSGGLGILAGDHLKSASDLGVPLVGVGLLYRQGYFHQRLSDGGWQEDYYLDNRFEEMPLELMTNDQGQPITVELEIRQRSVKVQIWRTQVGRVSLYLLDTDRQDNDPIDRWLTGHLYGGNQETRIAQEVVLGIGGVKALEALNIEPAVYHLNEGHAAFCTLEIARLTMEKTGKSFYDIEASVRDRCVFTTHTPVPAGHDVFSSDLMDSYFAHYWPTLKLSREQFLALGARRLGDPWEPFGMTVLALRLCRTANGVSELHGVVSRKMWNILYPDRPENKVPIGYITNGVHAPTWTAPLLCDLYAQYMGEDWAEHLLDPQMWAKVDAIPDEELWERHKILKARLVAYTRSKVKAARQNRHEDHHRIQAADELLDANVLTIGFARRFSPYKRGHLLLRDAERALRIFGNANRPVQIVFAGKAHPRDEEGKRIIQRLMEWCKHPSILTRVAFIEDYNIYTGQKLVQGVDVWLNNPRRPLEASGTSGEKVCFNGGINCSVLDGWWCEGYKADANGKGLNGWAIGEDANTSDQELQDRIDSESLYRLLEEEIVPLYYDQDANGIPHGWVRMMKESIKTNAPLFNTDRMIADYVTQVYAPGCAADVKPILASLPV from the coding sequence ATGACAACTGACCGTTCTATGACTCCAGCCGAAAAGTTAGCCCAGAAATTACCCCTTCCCCTCAAGCGATTAGCAGACCTGGCTTATAACTATTGGTGGAGTTGGACAACCGACCGAGTTTCCCTATTTCAGCGCATCAGTGCTGATGAGTGGGAACGCTGTAACCACAACCCAGTTGGCATTCTTCAGACAGCTTCTAGCGAACGCCTAACCGAACTCACCGAAGATCCTTTCTACATCAAGCAAGTCAAAGCGCTTGTCGAGCAGTTTGACCGCTATATGTCAGAACGCAATACCTGGGCGAGTCGCGTTGCACCCCAAATTTCTCGCGAACACCCTGTCGCCTATCTGTGTGCTGAATTCGGCATTCATGAATCCTTGCCAATTTATTCTGGCGGCTTAGGAATTTTAGCCGGCGATCACCTCAAATCTGCCTCGGATCTGGGCGTACCCCTGGTTGGTGTTGGCCTACTCTACCGGCAAGGTTACTTCCACCAGCGGCTCAGCGATGGCGGTTGGCAAGAAGATTATTACCTCGACAACCGCTTTGAGGAAATGCCCTTAGAGTTGATGACAAACGACCAGGGCCAACCCATCACCGTAGAACTTGAAATTCGCCAGCGTTCTGTCAAAGTCCAAATCTGGCGGACTCAGGTGGGGCGTGTGTCTCTTTACCTGCTAGATACAGACCGGCAAGATAACGATCCCATCGACCGTTGGCTTACCGGCCACCTTTATGGCGGCAACCAAGAAACCCGCATCGCCCAAGAAGTGGTGCTGGGGATCGGCGGTGTCAAGGCATTAGAAGCGTTGAACATAGAGCCGGCGGTTTACCATCTCAACGAAGGACACGCCGCTTTCTGCACCCTGGAAATTGCCCGGTTAACAATGGAGAAAACCGGCAAATCCTTCTACGATATCGAAGCCTCAGTGCGGGATCGCTGCGTGTTTACCACCCACACCCCCGTCCCTGCCGGTCACGATGTCTTCTCATCCGACTTGATGGATTCCTACTTCGCCCACTACTGGCCCACCTTAAAATTGTCCCGCGAACAGTTTTTGGCCTTGGGAGCACGTCGTCTCGGCGATCCTTGGGAACCCTTCGGCATGACCGTCTTAGCCTTGCGCCTGTGCCGCACCGCCAACGGCGTCAGCGAACTGCACGGTGTGGTGTCCCGCAAGATGTGGAATATTCTCTATCCAGACCGGCCTGAGAACAAAGTCCCCATCGGTTACATCACCAATGGCGTCCACGCCCCAACTTGGACAGCACCGCTGCTGTGCGACCTCTACGCTCAATATATGGGCGAAGATTGGGCAGAGCATCTCCTTGACCCGCAAATGTGGGCAAAGGTAGACGCCATTCCCGACGAGGAACTGTGGGAACGTCACAAAATCCTTAAAGCACGTCTTGTTGCATATACACGCTCAAAAGTCAAGGCAGCGCGGCAAAATCGCCACGAAGACCACCACCGCATCCAAGCAGCCGATGAGCTGTTAGATGCAAACGTGCTAACCATTGGGTTTGCGCGGCGCTTTAGTCCTTATAAGCGGGGTCACTTGCTGCTGCGCGATGCAGAACGGGCTTTAAGGATTTTTGGCAATGCCAATCGTCCAGTGCAAATCGTGTTTGCCGGTAAAGCACATCCCCGCGACGAAGAAGGCAAGCGGATCATTCAGCGGTTGATGGAGTGGTGCAAGCACCCATCCATTCTCACGCGGGTGGCATTTATTGAAGACTACAACATCTACACCGGCCAAAAATTGGTGCAAGGCGTTGATGTGTGGCTAAATAACCCCCGCCGTCCTCTAGAAGCGTCTGGCACCAGTGGCGAAAAGGTTTGCTTTAATGGTGGGATTAATTGCAGCGTCCTTGATGGCTGGTGGTGCGAAGGCTACAAAGCTGATGCCAATGGCAAAGGACTTAATGGTTGGGCAATTGGTGAAGATGCTAATACCAGCGATCAGGAATTGCAAGATCGCATTGATTCAGAGTCTTTGTATCGGTTATTAGAAGAGGAAATTGTTCCGCTTTACTATGACCAAGATGCAAATGGAATTCCTCACGGTTGGGTTCGTATGATGAAGGAGTCAATTAAAACGAATGCTCCTTTGTTCAATACAGATCGAATGATTGCGGACTATGTCACTCAGGTTTACGCGCCCGGTTGTGCGGCGGATGTTAAACCGATTTTAGCGAGTCTGCCGGTGTAG
- a CDS encoding Tab2/Atab2 family RNA-binding protein, producing MRIWQADFYKRPLKNDVGQKLWELLVCEATGSFRYSAMCPQAEANASWLAEHLKQANGGNLPDLIQVFRPQSLSLLETAGKLLGVPVEANRQCNHVKDWLLLKAKDYPEEKNYTGEAVDLLAIDRPPPVPLPENLLGEQWRFAALNAGDLIDAFAGRAIPILEMPESFLPINLGLASTVPVPGVIIDGGRQSMKLARWLQDARPVAMNYIAGDPDGLILEAGLADRWVLATFEDEEVAAAAKAYEQRKQLTQGLHFLLVQPDESGMTYSGFWLLRNC from the coding sequence ATGCGTATTTGGCAAGCTGATTTTTACAAGCGTCCCCTTAAAAATGATGTAGGACAAAAGTTGTGGGAATTGCTGGTGTGCGAGGCAACCGGCAGCTTTAGGTACAGTGCGATGTGTCCCCAAGCTGAAGCCAATGCTAGCTGGTTAGCTGAGCATTTAAAGCAGGCTAACGGTGGCAATTTACCCGATCTCATTCAAGTATTTCGCCCTCAATCCTTAAGCTTGCTGGAAACAGCCGGCAAGCTTTTGGGAGTGCCGGTGGAAGCAAACCGGCAGTGCAACCATGTAAAAGATTGGCTGTTACTCAAAGCTAAAGATTACCCAGAAGAGAAAAATTACACCGGCGAAGCTGTGGATCTGCTTGCGATTGATCGTCCGCCGCCAGTGCCTTTACCAGAAAATCTGTTAGGCGAACAGTGGCGATTTGCTGCTTTAAATGCCGGCGATCTGATCGATGCCTTTGCCGGCAGAGCGATCCCCATTTTGGAAATGCCAGAATCTTTCTTGCCAATTAATTTAGGATTAGCCTCTACTGTGCCGGTTCCTGGGGTTATTATTGATGGAGGCCGGCAATCCATGAAATTGGCCAGATGGCTGCAAGATGCCCGCCCTGTGGCGATGAATTACATTGCCGGTGATCCGGATGGGTTAATTTTAGAAGCTGGGCTTGCAGATCGATGGGTTTTGGCGACATTTGAAGATGAAGAAGTTGCAGCCGCAGCCAAGGCGTATGAACAACGCAAGCAATTAACTCAGGGACTGCATTTTCTGTTAGTACAACCAGATGAATCTGGAATGACTTACAGTGGTTTTTGGTTATTACGAAATTGCTAA
- a CDS encoding S-methyl-5'-thioadenosine phosphorylase, giving the protein MAQAKIGIIGGSGLYKMDALKDVEEVRVDTPFGAPSDALIVGTLEGTPVAFLARHGRNHTFLPSELPFRANIYAMKSLGVEYVISASAVGSLKEEVKPLDMVLPDQFIDRTKNRISTFFGDGIVAHIAFGDPVCGKLAKVLADAVASLELPDVTLHRGGTYVCMEGPAFSTKAESHLYRSWGATVIGMTNLPEAKLAREAEMAYATLALATDYDCWHSDHDSVTVDMVVANLQRNALNAQKVIQETVRRLTENPPQSDAHSALKYAILTPLDKVSPAAKEKLGLLLQKYL; this is encoded by the coding sequence ATGGCTCAAGCAAAGATTGGGATTATTGGTGGCAGCGGACTCTACAAGATGGACGCGCTCAAAGATGTTGAAGAAGTTCGTGTTGACACGCCCTTTGGCGCACCGTCCGATGCCTTGATTGTGGGAACCTTAGAAGGAACGCCAGTGGCTTTCCTCGCCCGTCACGGTCGGAATCACACGTTCTTACCCTCAGAGTTGCCGTTCCGGGCAAATATCTACGCAATGAAGAGTCTGGGGGTTGAGTATGTAATCTCTGCATCCGCCGTTGGATCGCTTAAAGAAGAGGTAAAGCCGCTGGATATGGTTCTGCCGGATCAGTTTATTGATCGCACCAAGAACCGGATTTCTACGTTTTTCGGGGATGGCATTGTAGCGCACATTGCTTTTGGTGATCCCGTCTGCGGCAAGCTGGCGAAAGTGCTGGCGGATGCAGTGGCAAGTTTAGAGTTGCCAGATGTGACGCTGCACCGAGGGGGTACTTATGTTTGTATGGAAGGGCCGGCATTTTCCACAAAGGCAGAATCCCATCTTTATCGCAGTTGGGGTGCCACAGTGATTGGCATGACGAATTTACCGGAAGCCAAGTTAGCGCGTGAAGCAGAAATGGCTTATGCAACTTTAGCTTTGGCAACAGATTACGATTGCTGGCACTCGGATCATGACAGTGTAACGGTAGATATGGTGGTCGCGAATCTACAACGCAATGCCCTAAATGCTCAGAAAGTGATTCAAGAAACTGTGCGACGGTTAACTGAAAATCCGCCGCAATCCGATGCTCATTCAGCGTTAAAGTATGCGATTTTAACGCCGTTAGATAAGGTGTCACCGGCAGCCAAGGAAAAGTTGGGATTGCTCCTGCAGAAGTATTTATAA
- a CDS encoding tetratricopeptide repeat protein — protein MKINNQVAFVLSTLLLSVGSAAAIAQPAAPPAKPPAAKPAAPAKPTTAPAAPLSTRERQELQQRREEERIQRYVQREVNRTFGLTTSMLNILLFLLILFPLAGILSLWLLKRSLANQIKSEVKDELGKEVKGEMVRLMGAGIENKREIAPPPAQPAMSGENVAQLKELISMAMATQNVISDARNSIEESLNTQAKTGDLLKDVFDHYVKQGDTLFLEGRYDDAIEVYEKAIQANSEDYESWCGKGVALTRVERYDDAIASFNQALRINSEYADAWYEKARCYALQGNIDSAIENLRQSVNLNPDKRQIAKTDPSFDGIRDNEWFEDLIAR, from the coding sequence ATGAAGATTAACAATCAAGTTGCTTTCGTACTTTCTACCCTGCTGTTATCTGTGGGAAGTGCTGCGGCTATCGCACAGCCGGCAGCACCACCCGCCAAGCCTCCTGCTGCTAAACCGGCTGCGCCGGCAAAACCCACAACTGCGCCTGCTGCACCGCTTTCGACGCGGGAGAGGCAGGAGTTGCAACAGCGACGAGAAGAAGAGCGAATTCAAAGATATGTCCAGCGAGAAGTTAACCGCACGTTTGGGTTAACAACTTCTATGCTGAATATTTTGCTGTTTCTGTTGATTCTGTTTCCGCTTGCCGGCATTCTCAGCCTGTGGCTGCTGAAACGCAGTTTGGCAAATCAGATTAAATCTGAGGTGAAAGACGAACTCGGTAAGGAAGTCAAAGGAGAGATGGTGCGGCTAATGGGTGCCGGCATCGAAAATAAACGAGAAATTGCTCCGCCGCCGGCACAGCCCGCTATGAGCGGTGAAAATGTGGCTCAATTAAAAGAGTTGATTTCAATGGCAATGGCGACTCAAAATGTTATTTCAGATGCTCGCAACTCCATTGAAGAGTCACTCAACACCCAAGCTAAAACTGGGGATTTACTCAAAGATGTTTTCGACCATTATGTGAAGCAAGGCGATACCCTTTTTCTGGAAGGTCGCTATGACGATGCAATTGAGGTTTACGAAAAGGCAATTCAGGCGAATTCAGAGGATTATGAATCTTGGTGTGGTAAAGGGGTTGCATTAACAAGGGTGGAACGCTACGACGACGCAATTGCGTCATTTAACCAAGCCCTCCGTATCAATTCTGAGTATGCTGATGCTTGGTATGAAAAAGCTCGCTGCTATGCGCTACAGGGCAATATAGATTCGGCCATTGAAAATTTGAGGCAGTCGGTTAACCTCAATCCCGATAAAAGGCAAATCGCTAAAACTGACCCTTCTTTTGATGGAATTCGGGATAATGAGTGGTTTGAAGATTTGATTGCTAGATAG
- a CDS encoding tetratricopeptide repeat protein has protein sequence MESTGKTLEKLHRYEEAVKCYEKAVQFKPDDPEIWNNRGNAMTYLHRQPKVISCYDKAIQLKSDYYQAWSNRGSGFAQGCRHEDAIATDNAVLKLKPDAPEIWYNKACCYASQDYLELAVENLQQALSLNLGEYKEASQN, from the coding sequence TTGGAATCAACCGGCAAAACCCTGGAAAAATTGCACCGATATGAAGAGGCAGTGAAATGTTATGAAAAAGCTGTTCAATTCAAACCAGATGACCCAGAAATCTGGAATAATCGCGGCAATGCGATGACGTATTTGCACCGGCAGCCAAAAGTGATCTCCTGCTATGACAAAGCGATTCAACTTAAATCAGATTACTATCAAGCTTGGAGTAACCGGGGGAGTGGGTTTGCCCAAGGGTGCCGGCATGAGGATGCCATCGCCACTGATAACGCCGTCCTGAAACTTAAGCCTGATGCTCCTGAGATTTGGTATAACAAAGCTTGCTGTTATGCATCGCAGGATTATCTTGAGCTGGCTGTTGAAAACCTACAACAGGCGCTCAGCCTTAATCTGGGCGAATATAAAGAAGCTAGCCAAAACTGA
- a CDS encoding RNA-directed DNA polymerase, translating into MTSSETLWNQFTTYDNFLLAWQRTVNCTSRMIHDELGMKTFAYNLEANLKDLIRQVQAKDFPYTPLADHKVYVPKPSATLRTLSLMAVTDVIVYQALVNVIADQAHSYLVTHENQHIFGNLYAGYGKRWMLRPWKQQYKNFVKSIQKLYDNGNSWIASTDIVSFYDTIDHERLLYLIRQYCGEDNQFENLFRKCLSQWSAHKAQVKMSRGIPQGSNASDFLANLFLYDIDKKMILHSYHYVRYVDDIRILGIDKRTVQRGLILFDLELKHAGLVDQVTKTSIHEIKDIEREITRLRFVITDPTGKGEYTLIEVPSPPKSEQAELAADYVCKQTTY; encoded by the coding sequence ATGACATCAAGCGAAACTCTTTGGAATCAGTTTACAACTTATGATAATTTCCTACTTGCATGGCAGCGAACCGTGAATTGTACGAGCCGCATGATTCACGATGAGTTAGGCATGAAAACATTCGCATACAACCTTGAAGCTAACCTCAAAGATTTAATACGGCAAGTACAAGCAAAAGATTTCCCTTATACACCTTTAGCAGATCATAAAGTTTATGTTCCCAAACCATCAGCGACATTAAGAACTCTGTCGCTGATGGCTGTAACAGATGTCATTGTTTACCAGGCACTGGTTAATGTTATTGCTGATCAAGCTCACTCTTATCTTGTCACCCATGAAAATCAACATATTTTCGGCAATCTCTATGCGGGATATGGAAAACGTTGGATGCTCCGTCCCTGGAAACAACAATATAAAAACTTTGTCAAGTCAATTCAAAAGTTATATGATAACGGAAATTCATGGATTGCCTCAACAGATATCGTGTCTTTTTATGACACTATAGACCATGAGCGTCTCTTGTATCTTATACGCCAATACTGTGGTGAAGATAACCAGTTTGAAAACTTATTTCGCAAATGCCTTTCACAATGGTCGGCACACAAAGCACAGGTTAAAATGAGCCGTGGAATTCCTCAAGGTAGCAATGCCTCTGATTTTTTAGCGAATTTATTTTTATATGATATCGACAAAAAAATGATTTTGCATAGCTATCATTATGTGCGATATGTAGATGATATCCGTATTCTGGGTATAGATAAGCGAACTGTCCAGCGAGGGCTTATCCTCTTTGATCTAGAACTCAAACATGCTGGACTTGTAGATCAGGTAACAAAGACCAGTATTCATGAAATTAAAGATATTGAGCGGGAAATTACACGCTTGCGTTTCGTTATCACAGACCCCACAGGAAAAGGCGAGTATACGCTGATCGAGGTGCCCTCTCCTCCCAAAAGTGAACAGGCTGAATTAGCGGCTGACTATGTATGTAAACAAACCACCTACTGA